DNA from Roseimicrobium sp. ORNL1:
CGCTCTTCATCCTCGGGACCACGGGCACGTTGCTTGTGGTAGTTCCACTGGAGCTTGTGCTCCAGCTTCGCGAGCGGGATACTCAGTGCAGGGGTCTCGGAGGTCAGGTGCAAGATTCCGTCCTTCAGTTCGAGCGTGCCCTTCAGGGTGATCTCGATGCCGCGCATGAAATAGTTTCCACCCATCAAATCGGTGAACTCCTTCCGCAGCTTCTCCACATCTGGCAGGCCGGGTTCCTTCATCAGCAGGCTCGCGGTGCAGTTGTAGTAGTCCACATCGCCGATGTGCTTCACCAGGCTCACACGTTCGAAGGCGGCCTTGGCGTTCGGCCAGCAGGACTTCATGCCGTAGGGACAGTTCGGCGTGATGCCCACCACCACTTCCAGGCAGGATGGGTCAGTCAGTTCATCCGCGTGGACGAGGCTGAGACTGCTCCCTGCGAAGAGAGAAGCCAGGAGCAGAAACAAACACACACACATCATCCGGCAGGCTCGGTGGGCAGGCGTCTTCATGGTGAGATGAGGAATATGGGGGATTCGGCTTCATGCCGCCGTGGACTGTTGTCTTTCTTCAGGGATGCACCCGCACCACCTTCGCCACGGAAGGCACACCGACTTCATTGAGGATGAACATGAGGTAGTGACCCGGTGGGCACACATTGGCATTCGCGGGTGAGCGCACCTTCAGTTGATTGCCCTGCACGGTGAAGGTCAGGAAATTGATGCGCTGCCCCTGATTGTGCGCATGCGTCACGGAGGAGAGCCGCACCAGGCTGATACGCCGTATCACACCAGGCGGCTGCGCGGTGCCTACGTCGAACTCCACATTGTACGCCACCTCCTCCGGCGCGCTGGTAATGACGGGGCGGTTTCCTTTGAAAAGATACGTCGGCGAGAAAATCTGTGCATTCCTCAGGCTGTGCTGTGGCTCATTGGGATCACCACCATCGATGGGACGATACTCACCACCGCCAGCGCTCAGCACGCGCCCATCCGCCAGCAGCACGGCAGCGGAGTGGTACAGGCGGGACTCCTTCTCTGCCGCCATGGCCATGAACTGTCCGGCACTCGCAGGTGCGCCCGGCGGCGGTGGTGTCCACAGCTCTGCTGTTTTCACGGGCGTATTCACATCATTGAATCCATTGTTCGGTCCGCCGTTGCCACTGGTGCCGCCAGTGATGAGCACGGTGCCGTCTGGCAGGAGGGTGGCATTGTGATGACGCCGGCCAATCATCATCTGCCCGGTGAATTGCCACTGGGGATTGGGCACGGTGAGGTCGATGATTTCCGCACTGCGCTGCCCGGGAATGCCACCGCCGGTGATGAGTATCTTGCCCACGTCATACATGACGGAGCTGCCATACTCGCGATCCGTGCCATTGAACTCGCCGAGTGGTTCCCAGTCCCCTTCGCCATTCACATCCAGCCACTGGGTCTGGCGGGGTCGTGACCAGCCTGCGAGGAAGAGGCGGCCATCCGGCTGCACGTACATCCAGGGATAGTAGGGTAGTCCTTCGAAGTTCGCCCCGGTCAGCGTGTCCCACTGGCCATTGTTGCGCAGCACCTGGAGCAGCGGGTTGAAGTTCTTGTTCTGGTCCTGTCCGCCGAGCGTGAGGACGTCGCCGTTCGGCAGTGTCACCACCGTGGGATACCAGCGGCCCCCTTGTCCAGGTTCGCCCATGGGCTCCTCCTTGGTCCACTTGGAGTTCTTCCAGTTGAACACACGCACCTTGTGGGAGCCCTTGCTGTCTTCAATGTGCCCGCCCACCACCATGAGTCTGCCGTCTGGGAGGAAGGTGTGCCCTGAGCAGAAGAGATTCACCTCCTCTGGCCCGCCATGCAGGAGTGGGTCCGGCACCGGCACGGCGGGAGCGTTGGGATTCGCCGGGTCCCACACAAAAGGCGTCGTGTGGTGTGGGTCCAGACCCTCCACAGCAGCAGTGGCATCCGCGTTCCAGTCGCGCCGCCCCCAGAAGAGCACCTTCCCATCCGGCAGGACACTGAGGTGGATGCCCACATTCGGCCACTTGATGAGGTCGGGGTCCCACCTGCCGACCTGCGCCGGGTCCGCTTGGGCAAGGGCAGCACGTTCACCACCGAGCCACATTCCAGAAAATGCCACGCACAGCGCCAGCACACGAACACGACCCGACCAAATGCGCAATGGCGGGAGCACGGAAGTGTCCATGCCTCAAAATCGCGCATGCGTCGTGCCAGTCCATGCAAAAACCACCCGCCCGTCGTTTTGGAATCAGAATGCGAGTTCCTTTAGAGCAAGGTTGTGCCGGAGTGACAACAGCCAGCGAGTGCATCGTCGAAACGAACACACCCTCGAGCCCCTGAGGCACCATTGGCTATGCATCTTAACGCCCCTCCACAAAATGGGACGGTAGGGACGCGCTCCTGCGCGTCCGTAGATGGCGGGCGGAGGCGGAGGGGAATGCCACGTGGCGAGGCCGTTTCGTGCCGCAGTTCCACACCACCTCCGCCCGCCTGAAGTCGGACGCGCAGGAGCGCATCCCTACCGCCTTTTTGGTGGAAGGGCGTTTGCCTTGAAGGGCGTAGTCCACGGAACTGCTTCGAATATGCACCATCGATCACCGCGAAAGGCATCTGCTCACCCAACGGAGTCCATGCTCAAAACAAGAAAGCGGACCCGCAGGTCCGCTTTCTCGCTTCGTGATTATTTGGAAAATTCTCCGGCAGCTCGCCTGCCTCCTTACCGCATGTCCTCCTGGAATCCGGCAGGCAGGAGACCGCCTTGGGATTGCTGGGTGATGGGGGGAAGGCTGTAGCTGTTGTCCTGGTCCGCAATGGTCTCATCTCCGAAGCCACCTTGATAGTGCTGGGACATGAGCTGGCGCTGCGAGGTCAGGTACCGGCTCACCTCCGCTTGAGAGATGGGCTCCACACCTTCACTGTAGTTGACCCTGGTCACTTCAAATCCGCGCTGGCTTGAGGAGGCGGGTTTGAAGATGAAGAACACAGCCACCAGCGCCATCACCGTGGCGCCAGCAAAGCCCCATTTGGGAGCGAAAAGACCTTCAAAGTAGGTGTTGATTCGCTCCCAGAGAAGGCCCCGGGCGGACTGTTGAAGCAATTCGGCACGCTGCCGATGCTGGAGTCGACCTACAAAATCGTCCACGAAACCGGGTGGTGGCTGCTCGTGACGCTTGAGTCGAATGAGTCGCTGGATGTCTTCGAAGTCACTCATGGTATGATCTTCCCTGCTAACGCGTTTCTACTCTCCACGGCGGTTTTGTTTTTCATCTATTGTCGGAACTCTTCAAGGAAATTTTGCAACTGCCTGTGGGCGTAGAACAGGCGGGAACGCACGGTCCCCTCGCTGACTCCCAGGATCTTGCTGATTTCAGCATGTTGAAGACCTTGGATGTCGTAGAGGGTCACTACGGTCCGGTGGTCTTCAGACAGCTTCATCATGGCCTCGTTCAAACGTTTCTGGAGTTCGTGGATGTTTACGTCCTTCAGGGGATTCCCGCCTGAAGTGAGTTTGATGAAATCAGGGTCATTCTGGATGCCGCTGTCCACGTCATCCAGGCTGAGCTTGGTATGACGGTTCCGCTTTTTCAGGAAATTCAGCGTCATGTTCACGCTGATGGAGTAGATCCACGTGTAGAAGGTGCTCTTCCCCTGAAAGCGCTTCAGGGAGCGGTAGGCCTTCGCAAAGATGTCCTGCAGCAGGTCCGCGGTGTCATCGCGGTTGCTGGTCATGTTGTACACCAGTCCGTATAATTTCGGCGTGTACTTCCTCACCAGATCGTCGAAAGCCCGCGTGTCCCCAGTTTGGGCGCGCGCTACGAGTTCCTGGTCGGGGTCTGGGTTGAGAGGACGGTCTGACATCGCCATTCCCGCGTGGGAGCGCGGGCACCGAGTTAGAGAAACATGCGAGGCCACCCCCGCGCAAGTGTTTCTTACAGATGCAATCGCGCCGCAACGGTCCGCTTAGCGCGTCCCGGGACGTTCCCGGCGCATGCGGACAGCCACGGCATCAGTATGGGGTAGGATACGTTTGCGGAGAAGGACTTCCACCGCACGAACGCGCTCATCTTGCAAAAAGTGGCCCACGAGGTCCGCTGCCAGCGTTTCAAGGAGCTGACGGGGACGCGAAGCCGCCAGGGCGGTGGCTTCATTGGCGGCGCGTTCATAGTCGAGGGTATCACTGAGTTCATCATGCATTTTGTCAAATGCACAGGCTAAAGTGACAGTGATGTCCGCACTGACGGTCTGCCAGGCCGCGCGCTCGGCCTCCGGCACACCGATGCGAACCGGCATTTCCAGGCCAAGGATGTGAATTTCGTCGCCAGACATGGGGAAATCTGAAGAGTTGATAGTTGATAGTTGAGGGTCGATAGTTGATAGCCTGAGACTGAGGGCCTTCAGAGCGAAGGGATGTGCACCATCTGGGCGGGGTTGAGACCACGGCGCTCCATCTCCTCCATGAGCACGCGGGTGGGAATGTTCAACTCCATCCGGAGAGCATCGGCCCACGGGAGCCACTGGAAGGCCTCGGCCTCATCATTGAGTACGACTTCGGGCTCGGATGCGGAGCACTGGGCGGTGTAATTGAGCAGCAAGAAATGGGCGCTGCGCATGAACTCGGGCGGCTCCACGCAATCCTGCACCATGACGAAGGTCACCTCCCCCAGGTCGAGGTCAGTCTCTTCCTTCACCTCGCGGCGCAGGGCTTCCTCACAGGATTCGCCACGCTTGATCTTGCCACCCGGGATGCCCCAGCGGTGGCTCCACTTGTGCGTGCGCATGAGCAGGACTTCGCCGCGATGATTCGTGATGAGCGCGCCCACGGTGGCCACGGGAAAGTGACTGCCGTGATTCGCGAGCTGCACATGCCAGCCGCCGAGAAGCCGTGGCAGGCGGGAAAGGTCCGGCACCAATACATCCGGATGCGCCTGCATCAGCACGGTGGCGCTCTCATACCCGGTGCAGGTGGCGATGCTCAAGACACCGGCGGAGTGCGCGGACTCGATGTCATGCCGCATGTCCCCGATGAAGGCGCTCTCCTCCGCAGCCATGCCATGCTTTTCCAGCAGCAGGCGGATGCCTTCGCGCTTATCCACCACGCCGCAGAAAGCGTCCTCAAAGAAATCGCGCACGCCATTCGCGCGAGCCTGGGCCTCGAAGTGCTCCTCAGGCGCGCTGCTCAGCAGCACGATGCGACGCCCCGTGGCAGCGGCATACTGCAGGAACTCGCGTGCATGCGGCAGCAGCGGGACCACGGCAGGGTCCGCGGGGAAGTGCGCCATGTAGAGCTCCTTCACCACCTCCAGCTCGGCATCCGGTAGCATCTCCTTGTAGAACTCGGTGTACGGCAGGCGGAAGGTGGCGCGGAATTCCTCCCGGCTCAGCGCCTCGCGCCCATGATGCACCAGCACCCCATTGGTCGCATGCAGCACGCCGGCGAGATCATCTGCCAGCGTGCCGGACCAGTCGAAGATGAGATTGCGGATCATTCAGGAAGTGAGGAGGCGTGGTGCGAGGACGAAGACGAAAGAGGAAGAGAAGGGATGGAATATGAAGAGGGATGGCGCGGAGCAAAGTGAGAAGGCGTTTAAGAGCGGCTTAAGTTTCCATGCAGCCGATTGCTTAAGGCATCTAGCAAAGAAAAGGCGATCAACACACTTCTCCAATAATGATCTGCGCTTTGCGTCTTGGAGTGCGGTGGCAAGCGCTAAGGCGCGACACCGCTTTGAACGGAGATAAAGAGCATCAGAGAGCAGAATCACGGTCCAAGTCCCAACATGCTCTCCCATTGGGAAGCTTCAGATGCTGAACTCTGCTGGAGTCCCCCAGGACTGCAGAACGAAATTCCTTCGTTCAAAGCGGTGTCGCGCTTGAAGCTTGCCACCGCACTCCAAGACGCAAAGCGCTCCGTCATCTGTAATCGTCGTTTATCATCATAACTGCCGCATAGCATGGCCACATCTGGTCATCGATTGATTTTACACGACACATGTGCAATGA
Protein-coding regions in this window:
- a CDS encoding glyoxal oxidase; its protein translation is MDTSVLPPLRIWSGRVRVLALCVAFSGMWLGGERAALAQADPAQVGRWDPDLIKWPNVGIHLSVLPDGKVLFWGRRDWNADATAAVEGLDPHHTTPFVWDPANPNAPAVPVPDPLLHGGPEEVNLFCSGHTFLPDGRLMVVGGHIEDSKGSHKVRVFNWKNSKWTKEEPMGEPGQGGRWYPTVVTLPNGDVLTLGGQDQNKNFNPLLQVLRNNGQWDTLTGANFEGLPYYPWMYVQPDGRLFLAGWSRPRQTQWLDVNGEGDWEPLGEFNGTDREYGSSVMYDVGKILITGGGIPGQRSAEIIDLTVPNPQWQFTGQMMIGRRHHNATLLPDGTVLITGGTSGNGGPNNGFNDVNTPVKTAELWTPPPPGAPASAGQFMAMAAEKESRLYHSAAVLLADGRVLSAGGGEYRPIDGGDPNEPQHSLRNAQIFSPTYLFKGNRPVITSAPEEVAYNVEFDVGTAQPPGVIRRISLVRLSSVTHAHNQGQRINFLTFTVQGNQLKVRSPANANVCPPGHYLMFILNEVGVPSVAKVVRVHP
- a CDS encoding sigma-70 family RNA polymerase sigma factor, whose product is MSDRPLNPDPDQELVARAQTGDTRAFDDLVRKYTPKLYGLVYNMTSNRDDTADLLQDIFAKAYRSLKRFQGKSTFYTWIYSISVNMTLNFLKKRNRHTKLSLDDVDSGIQNDPDFIKLTSGGNPLKDVNIHELQKRLNEAMMKLSEDHRTVVTLYDIQGLQHAEISKILGVSEGTVRSRLFYAHRQLQNFLEEFRQ
- a CDS encoding dihydroneopterin aldolase, translating into MSGDEIHILGLEMPVRIGVPEAERAAWQTVSADITVTLACAFDKMHDELSDTLDYERAANEATALAASRPRQLLETLAADLVGHFLQDERVRAVEVLLRKRILPHTDAVAVRMRRERPGTR
- a CDS encoding NUDIX domain-containing protein codes for the protein MIRNLIFDWSGTLADDLAGVLHATNGVLVHHGREALSREEFRATFRLPYTEFYKEMLPDAELEVVKELYMAHFPADPAVVPLLPHAREFLQYAAATGRRIVLLSSAPEEHFEAQARANGVRDFFEDAFCGVVDKREGIRLLLEKHGMAAEESAFIGDMRHDIESAHSAGVLSIATCTGYESATVLMQAHPDVLVPDLSRLPRLLGGWHVQLANHGSHFPVATVGALITNHRGEVLLMRTHKWSHRWGIPGGKIKRGESCEEALRREVKEETDLDLGEVTFVMVQDCVEPPEFMRSAHFLLLNYTAQCSASEPEVVLNDEAEAFQWLPWADALRMELNIPTRVLMEEMERRGLNPAQMVHIPSL